One genomic region from Nymphaea colorata isolate Beijing-Zhang1983 chromosome 10, ASM883128v2, whole genome shotgun sequence encodes:
- the LOC116261908 gene encoding telomerase reverse transcriptase isoform X2, whose product MGDGGNGDGVGSGKKVGKKRWRRAQRCPKALRRAYGKRVRSLLEAIVSLLPPPKKSEECRCRGGGCLGCADNPAFFILREADDVEYRKLLTRGFAVLPEDVIPLTEFLPDNRRTQIQVVRNTIELLIVNTTKKCSNVICFGYEKYTQCSHVVDILCMLPWSLLLSRIGDFMMFRLLSCASIFLHIARNDYLQVTGTPMNEFLWSSMTLDREVSSQSRIQHQSLMACPTQHAKVSDHHLVHKDANGRFMHISSVKTSKCQHLTTSIISEHFKVTAGKQRKRNRPFSWQRKKKQKQKRDPCDEHELVTLPIANKDDKISMGMDVPELSMVDSYGKRKFSDCFMRFTPQKPNGSKLINRRQVFYDSNIHQTVLPSGHILLRLKPNNRSAIDLINHVFCVSDFDSKAVFPSVPEDGNNSLFRKSITVLDLFKTMIRNAKRCQFVRLLERHCPIHPAISSQNQSHEHVLKESAIGFPSTNSGFKIEASPLIEPSGKEEIASGEAIRLHEAYDMNKSFSKHKEVVSFIWAVCRNVVPSPLLGHPCNWRALRQNIANFVKLRRFEKFYLKHCMHQVWTSGFPFLSEFTSICHWHAFRNEELITEAWKDCDLSAMKSSLHRKLVEVWIFWLFSCLIVPVLRANFYITESENGRHGVFYYRKVLWKKIMKKYIDNLQNENFQLLDASACASASEKLFYPKVRFLPKENGVRPLVSYKSSYIPISRFSSCNLGNITNKQVVMSPKAAPHEVKCCCAKNGKKYLTSSNLQATAKHSPFPYPMRDDIRDLYVILKGIKLDNPDLLGSSVFDYNDIYRKFYHFLASLRRKSLSLPRVFIVACDVSKAFDSVDQEKLLHVMDDILQKQEYHLRKYVQVRCSKRSLVVHHDHLLVNHGKCSYSILASKQSGASHSILVDQASTRRIGRDELLVFLSKHIRKNIWRLDGKLYLHEIGIPQGSMISSFLCSSYYGHLERNIIFPLLGKCSVPLLSECQRASKMEEMIGSFNSDKGNTDETSSCHGVRKTNSLGEKIKQLQVNYAQGRLSSDSQDKFAPSSSFLLLRLIDDFLFISSSMEQAASFFLRMYEGFEEYNCCMNSKKFCMNFDLLVDGGAFPQGTYMGDDGVTFIPWSGLLVNCHTLEVQADYTRYWGVHLSSTLTVWRSPKPGHHLKAKLCDYMRPKCHALLYDSNINSPAVVRLNAYQAFLLCAMKFHCYVSSMPSGMLFSPTYFLEMIENSISYTFKLIQKRIHCVRSEKGLNPILQLKKKEVKWLGFSAYIRALKKKQSRYKELLVHLRSRLQACSGATLSCELRYAVEDSHSSAFWKIKY is encoded by the exons ATGGGCGACGGAGGGAATGGGGACGGCGTCGGAAGCGGGAAGAAGGTGGGGAAGAAAAGGTGGAGGAGGGCGCAGAGATGCCCGAAAGCGTTGAGGAGGGCTTACGGGAAGAGGGTGCGTTCGCTGCTGGAGGCGATCGTCTCTCTCCTGCCTCCTCCCAAGAAGAGTGAGGAGTGCCGGTGCAGAGGCGGAGGCTGCCTCGGGTGCGCCGACAATCCAGCATTCTTCATTCTTAGGGAAGCGGATGATGTGGAGTATAGGAAGCTTCTCACCCGGGGGTTTGCCGTCTTGCCGGAGGACGTCATTCCTCTCACGGAGTTTCTCCCGGATAACCGACGGACGCAGATTCAG GTTGTCAGAAACACAATCGAGTTGCTGATTGTCAACACAACAAAGAAGTGTTCCAATGTGATATGTTTTGGCTATGAGAAG TACACCCAGTGCAGCCATGTTGTTGATATTCTCTGCATGTTGCCATGGAGTTTGCTTCTAAGTAGG ATAGGTGATTTTATGATGTTCCGCCTTTTGAGCTGTGCATCAATATTTTTGCACATTGCTAGGAATGATTACCTTCAAGTTACAGGCACTCCAATGAATGAGTTTTTGTGGTCGTCAATGACCTTGGACAGAGAGGTATCTTCACAATCAAGAATTCAGCATCAGTCGCTTATGGCCTGTCCTACTCAACATG CTAAAGTTTCTGACCATCACCTGGTGCATAAGGATGCAAATGGCAGATTCATGCATATCAGTTCAGTCAAAACCTCAAAATGCCAACATCTCACTACTTCAATTATCAGTGAACATTTCAAAGTGACTGCAGGCAAACAGAGAAAGCGCAACAGGCCATTTAGCTGGCAACGCAAAAAAaagcagaaacagaaacgtGATCCCTGTGATGAGCATGAACTAGTCACTCTTCCTATtgctaataaagatgacaagaTCTCCATGGGGATGGATGTGCCTGAACTCTCCATGGTGGATTCATATGGCAAAAGAAAGTTCAGTGACTGTTTTATGCGGTTCACTCCACAAAAACCTAACGGCAGCAAGTTAATCAACCGCAGACAAGTATTCTATGACTCAAATATTCACCAAACTGTACTGCCTAGTGGGC ATATATTACTCAGATTGAAACCTAACAATCGTTCTGCCATTGACCTTATAAATCACGTGTTTTGCGTTTCTGACTTTGACAGCAAAGCTGTATTTCCTTCAGTCCCTGAAGATGGCAACAACAGTTTATTTAGGAAATC CATTACAGTCTTGGACTTGTTTAAAACCATGATACGAAATGCCAAACGTTGCCAGTTTGTGCGGTTACTGGAAAGGCATTGCCCAATCCATCCAGCTATTTCCTCCCAAAATCAATCTCATGAACATGTGCTGAAG gAATCCGCAATAGGGTTTCCATCTACAAACTCTGGATTCAAGATAGAAGCTAGCCCACTGATAGAACCTtcaggaaaagaagaaattgcttCTGGGGAAGCTATTAGACTTCACGAGGCATATGATATGAATAAGTCTTTCAGTAAACACAAGGAAGTTGTCTCATTTATATGGGCCGTTTGTAGAAATGTGGTCCCAAGTCCATTGCTCGGTCATCCTTGCAACTGGAGAGCATTGAGGCAAAATATTGCCAATTTTGTCAAATTACGaagatttgagaaattttatcTAAAACATTGTATGCATCAGGTGTGGACATCGggctttccatttctttctgaATTTACTAGTATATGTCACTGGCATGCGTTTAGAAATGAGGAATTGATTACTGAAGCTTGGAAGGATTGTGATCTTTCAGCCATGAAAAGCTCCTTGCACAGGAAGTTGGTGGAAGTTTGGATCTTTTGGTTGTTTTCATGCCTAATTGTACCTGTTCTGAGAGCGAACTTTTACATAACAGAGAGTGAGAATGGCAGACATGGTGTGTTCTATTATCGGAAGgtcttgtggaagaaaataatgaagaagTACATTGATAACTTGCAAAATGAAAACTTCCAGCTTTTGGATGCTTCTGCTTGTGCAAGCGCCAGTGAGAAGTTGTTCTACCCTAAGGTTAGGTTTCTTCCTAAAGAGAATGGAGTAAGGCCACTTGTAAGTTACAAGTCATCATACATCCCAAtctcaagattttcttcatgcaACCTTGGCAATATAACAAACAAGCAAGTGGTGATGTCTCCTAAGGCTGCACCACATGAGGTGAAATGTTGCTGTGCAAAGAATGGCAAAAAGTATCTTACCAGTTCTAACTTACAGGCAACAGCAAAACATTCTCCTTTTCCATATCCCATGAGAGACGATATACGTGATCTGTATGTTATACTGAAGGGGATAAAATTGGACAATCCAGACTTGTTAGGTTCTTCTGTATTTGATTACAATGATatttatagaaaattttatcattttcttgcATCATTGAGGAGGAAGTCATTGTCCTTACCTCGAGTCTTTATCGTTGCTTGTGATGTCTCCAAGGCTTTTGATTCTGTTGACCAAGAAAAGCTTCTCCATGTGATGGATGATATCCTTCAAAAGCAAGAGTATCATCTCAGAAAGTATGTCCAAGTTCGTTGCTCTAAAAGGTCACTGGTGGTGCATCATGATCATCTGTTGGTTAATCATGGCAAATGTAGCTATTCAATTTTGGCCTCTAAGCAGTCTGGAGCATCACATTCCATTCTTGTTGATCAG GCTTCTACAAGAAGGATTGGAAGGGATGAGCTTCTTGTTTTCTTAAGCAAGCATATTAGAAAGAATATATGGAGGCTGGATGGAAAACTTTATCTGCATGAAATTGGTATACCTCAAGGGAGCATGATATCGTCTTTCCTTTGTTCATCTTATTACGGCCATCTTGAAAGAAACATAATCTTTCCTCTACTTGGAAAATGTTCTGTGCCACTTTTGTCAGAATGTCAGAGAGCATCAAAAATGGAGGAGATGATTGGATCATTTAATTCGGATAAAGGAAATACAGATGAAACAAGTTCATGCCATGGAGTGAGGAAGACAAATTCATTGGGAGAAAAGATAAAACAGTTACAGGTGAATTATGCTCAGGGCAGGCTCAGCAGTGATAGTCAAGACAAATTTGCACCCTCTTCCAGCTTCCTACTGCTCAGGCTCATCGATGATTTTCTGTTTATATCTTCATCTATGGAACAAGCTGCCAGCTTCTTTTTGAGGATGTACGAGGGATTTGAAGAGTACAATTGCTGTATGAACAGTAAAAAGTTCTGTATGAACTTTGATTTGCTTGTTGATGGTGGGGCATTTCCACAAGGAACGTATATGGGTGATGATGGAGTGACATTTATTCCGTGGAGTGGCTTGCTTGTTAACTGCCATACACTTGAGGTCCAAGCAGACTATACAAG GTACTGGGGCGTTCATTTAAGTTCGACACTTACTGTTTGGAGGTCACCTAAGCCGGGTCATCATTTGAAGGCAAAGTTGTGTGACTACATGCGACCCAAATGTCATGCTTTATTGTATGATTCTAACATCAACTCTCCAGCTGTTGTCAGATTGAATGCTTATCAAGCCTTTCTTTTATGTGCCATGAAATTCCATTGCTATGTATCTTCAATGCCCAGTGGCATGCTTTTCAGTCCAACCTACTTCTTGGAGATGATTGAGAACTCTATCAG CTACACGTTCAAGCTCATCCAGAAAAGGATACATTGTGTTCGCTCTGAGAAGGGCCTCAACCCCATTCTTCAgctcaagaagaaagaagtgaAGTGGCTAGGGTTCTCTGCCTATATCCGTGCACTTAAAAAGAAACAGTCCCGATACAAGGAGCTTTTAGTGCACCTGAGATCCAGGTTACAGGCTTGCAGTGGAGCAACATTATCATGTGAGCTGAGATACGCTGTTGAGGATTCACATTCCTCAGCATTTTGGAAGATCAAATACTAA
- the LOC116261908 gene encoding telomerase reverse transcriptase isoform X1: MGDGGNGDGVGSGKKVGKKRWRRAQRCPKALRRAYGKRVRSLLEAIVSLLPPPKKSEECRCRGGGCLGCADNPAFFILREADDVEYRKLLTRGFAVLPEDVIPLTEFLPDNRRTQIQVVRNTIELLIVNTTKKCSNVICFGYEKYTQCSHVVDILCMLPWSLLLSRIGDFMMFRLLSCASIFLHIARNDYLQVTGTPMNEFLWSSMTLDREVSSQSRIQHQSLMACPTQHAKVSDHHLVHKDANGRFMHISSVKTSKCQHLTTSIISEHFKVTAGKQRKRNRPFSWQRKKKQKQKRDPCDEHELVTLPIANKDDKISMGMDVPELSMVDSYGKRKFSDCFMRFTPQKPNGSKLINRRQVFYDSNIHQTVLPSGHILLRLKPNNRSAIDLINHVFCVSDFDSKAVFPSVPEDGNNSLFRKSSITVLDLFKTMIRNAKRCQFVRLLERHCPIHPAISSQNQSHEHVLKESAIGFPSTNSGFKIEASPLIEPSGKEEIASGEAIRLHEAYDMNKSFSKHKEVVSFIWAVCRNVVPSPLLGHPCNWRALRQNIANFVKLRRFEKFYLKHCMHQVWTSGFPFLSEFTSICHWHAFRNEELITEAWKDCDLSAMKSSLHRKLVEVWIFWLFSCLIVPVLRANFYITESENGRHGVFYYRKVLWKKIMKKYIDNLQNENFQLLDASACASASEKLFYPKVRFLPKENGVRPLVSYKSSYIPISRFSSCNLGNITNKQVVMSPKAAPHEVKCCCAKNGKKYLTSSNLQATAKHSPFPYPMRDDIRDLYVILKGIKLDNPDLLGSSVFDYNDIYRKFYHFLASLRRKSLSLPRVFIVACDVSKAFDSVDQEKLLHVMDDILQKQEYHLRKYVQVRCSKRSLVVHHDHLLVNHGKCSYSILASKQSGASHSILVDQASTRRIGRDELLVFLSKHIRKNIWRLDGKLYLHEIGIPQGSMISSFLCSSYYGHLERNIIFPLLGKCSVPLLSECQRASKMEEMIGSFNSDKGNTDETSSCHGVRKTNSLGEKIKQLQVNYAQGRLSSDSQDKFAPSSSFLLLRLIDDFLFISSSMEQAASFFLRMYEGFEEYNCCMNSKKFCMNFDLLVDGGAFPQGTYMGDDGVTFIPWSGLLVNCHTLEVQADYTRYWGVHLSSTLTVWRSPKPGHHLKAKLCDYMRPKCHALLYDSNINSPAVVRLNAYQAFLLCAMKFHCYVSSMPSGMLFSPTYFLEMIENSISYTFKLIQKRIHCVRSEKGLNPILQLKKKEVKWLGFSAYIRALKKKQSRYKELLVHLRSRLQACSGATLSCELRYAVEDSHSSAFWKIKY, encoded by the exons ATGGGCGACGGAGGGAATGGGGACGGCGTCGGAAGCGGGAAGAAGGTGGGGAAGAAAAGGTGGAGGAGGGCGCAGAGATGCCCGAAAGCGTTGAGGAGGGCTTACGGGAAGAGGGTGCGTTCGCTGCTGGAGGCGATCGTCTCTCTCCTGCCTCCTCCCAAGAAGAGTGAGGAGTGCCGGTGCAGAGGCGGAGGCTGCCTCGGGTGCGCCGACAATCCAGCATTCTTCATTCTTAGGGAAGCGGATGATGTGGAGTATAGGAAGCTTCTCACCCGGGGGTTTGCCGTCTTGCCGGAGGACGTCATTCCTCTCACGGAGTTTCTCCCGGATAACCGACGGACGCAGATTCAG GTTGTCAGAAACACAATCGAGTTGCTGATTGTCAACACAACAAAGAAGTGTTCCAATGTGATATGTTTTGGCTATGAGAAG TACACCCAGTGCAGCCATGTTGTTGATATTCTCTGCATGTTGCCATGGAGTTTGCTTCTAAGTAGG ATAGGTGATTTTATGATGTTCCGCCTTTTGAGCTGTGCATCAATATTTTTGCACATTGCTAGGAATGATTACCTTCAAGTTACAGGCACTCCAATGAATGAGTTTTTGTGGTCGTCAATGACCTTGGACAGAGAGGTATCTTCACAATCAAGAATTCAGCATCAGTCGCTTATGGCCTGTCCTACTCAACATG CTAAAGTTTCTGACCATCACCTGGTGCATAAGGATGCAAATGGCAGATTCATGCATATCAGTTCAGTCAAAACCTCAAAATGCCAACATCTCACTACTTCAATTATCAGTGAACATTTCAAAGTGACTGCAGGCAAACAGAGAAAGCGCAACAGGCCATTTAGCTGGCAACGCAAAAAAaagcagaaacagaaacgtGATCCCTGTGATGAGCATGAACTAGTCACTCTTCCTATtgctaataaagatgacaagaTCTCCATGGGGATGGATGTGCCTGAACTCTCCATGGTGGATTCATATGGCAAAAGAAAGTTCAGTGACTGTTTTATGCGGTTCACTCCACAAAAACCTAACGGCAGCAAGTTAATCAACCGCAGACAAGTATTCTATGACTCAAATATTCACCAAACTGTACTGCCTAGTGGGC ATATATTACTCAGATTGAAACCTAACAATCGTTCTGCCATTGACCTTATAAATCACGTGTTTTGCGTTTCTGACTTTGACAGCAAAGCTGTATTTCCTTCAGTCCCTGAAGATGGCAACAACAGTTTATTTAGGAAATC CAGCATTACAGTCTTGGACTTGTTTAAAACCATGATACGAAATGCCAAACGTTGCCAGTTTGTGCGGTTACTGGAAAGGCATTGCCCAATCCATCCAGCTATTTCCTCCCAAAATCAATCTCATGAACATGTGCTGAAG gAATCCGCAATAGGGTTTCCATCTACAAACTCTGGATTCAAGATAGAAGCTAGCCCACTGATAGAACCTtcaggaaaagaagaaattgcttCTGGGGAAGCTATTAGACTTCACGAGGCATATGATATGAATAAGTCTTTCAGTAAACACAAGGAAGTTGTCTCATTTATATGGGCCGTTTGTAGAAATGTGGTCCCAAGTCCATTGCTCGGTCATCCTTGCAACTGGAGAGCATTGAGGCAAAATATTGCCAATTTTGTCAAATTACGaagatttgagaaattttatcTAAAACATTGTATGCATCAGGTGTGGACATCGggctttccatttctttctgaATTTACTAGTATATGTCACTGGCATGCGTTTAGAAATGAGGAATTGATTACTGAAGCTTGGAAGGATTGTGATCTTTCAGCCATGAAAAGCTCCTTGCACAGGAAGTTGGTGGAAGTTTGGATCTTTTGGTTGTTTTCATGCCTAATTGTACCTGTTCTGAGAGCGAACTTTTACATAACAGAGAGTGAGAATGGCAGACATGGTGTGTTCTATTATCGGAAGgtcttgtggaagaaaataatgaagaagTACATTGATAACTTGCAAAATGAAAACTTCCAGCTTTTGGATGCTTCTGCTTGTGCAAGCGCCAGTGAGAAGTTGTTCTACCCTAAGGTTAGGTTTCTTCCTAAAGAGAATGGAGTAAGGCCACTTGTAAGTTACAAGTCATCATACATCCCAAtctcaagattttcttcatgcaACCTTGGCAATATAACAAACAAGCAAGTGGTGATGTCTCCTAAGGCTGCACCACATGAGGTGAAATGTTGCTGTGCAAAGAATGGCAAAAAGTATCTTACCAGTTCTAACTTACAGGCAACAGCAAAACATTCTCCTTTTCCATATCCCATGAGAGACGATATACGTGATCTGTATGTTATACTGAAGGGGATAAAATTGGACAATCCAGACTTGTTAGGTTCTTCTGTATTTGATTACAATGATatttatagaaaattttatcattttcttgcATCATTGAGGAGGAAGTCATTGTCCTTACCTCGAGTCTTTATCGTTGCTTGTGATGTCTCCAAGGCTTTTGATTCTGTTGACCAAGAAAAGCTTCTCCATGTGATGGATGATATCCTTCAAAAGCAAGAGTATCATCTCAGAAAGTATGTCCAAGTTCGTTGCTCTAAAAGGTCACTGGTGGTGCATCATGATCATCTGTTGGTTAATCATGGCAAATGTAGCTATTCAATTTTGGCCTCTAAGCAGTCTGGAGCATCACATTCCATTCTTGTTGATCAG GCTTCTACAAGAAGGATTGGAAGGGATGAGCTTCTTGTTTTCTTAAGCAAGCATATTAGAAAGAATATATGGAGGCTGGATGGAAAACTTTATCTGCATGAAATTGGTATACCTCAAGGGAGCATGATATCGTCTTTCCTTTGTTCATCTTATTACGGCCATCTTGAAAGAAACATAATCTTTCCTCTACTTGGAAAATGTTCTGTGCCACTTTTGTCAGAATGTCAGAGAGCATCAAAAATGGAGGAGATGATTGGATCATTTAATTCGGATAAAGGAAATACAGATGAAACAAGTTCATGCCATGGAGTGAGGAAGACAAATTCATTGGGAGAAAAGATAAAACAGTTACAGGTGAATTATGCTCAGGGCAGGCTCAGCAGTGATAGTCAAGACAAATTTGCACCCTCTTCCAGCTTCCTACTGCTCAGGCTCATCGATGATTTTCTGTTTATATCTTCATCTATGGAACAAGCTGCCAGCTTCTTTTTGAGGATGTACGAGGGATTTGAAGAGTACAATTGCTGTATGAACAGTAAAAAGTTCTGTATGAACTTTGATTTGCTTGTTGATGGTGGGGCATTTCCACAAGGAACGTATATGGGTGATGATGGAGTGACATTTATTCCGTGGAGTGGCTTGCTTGTTAACTGCCATACACTTGAGGTCCAAGCAGACTATACAAG GTACTGGGGCGTTCATTTAAGTTCGACACTTACTGTTTGGAGGTCACCTAAGCCGGGTCATCATTTGAAGGCAAAGTTGTGTGACTACATGCGACCCAAATGTCATGCTTTATTGTATGATTCTAACATCAACTCTCCAGCTGTTGTCAGATTGAATGCTTATCAAGCCTTTCTTTTATGTGCCATGAAATTCCATTGCTATGTATCTTCAATGCCCAGTGGCATGCTTTTCAGTCCAACCTACTTCTTGGAGATGATTGAGAACTCTATCAG CTACACGTTCAAGCTCATCCAGAAAAGGATACATTGTGTTCGCTCTGAGAAGGGCCTCAACCCCATTCTTCAgctcaagaagaaagaagtgaAGTGGCTAGGGTTCTCTGCCTATATCCGTGCACTTAAAAAGAAACAGTCCCGATACAAGGAGCTTTTAGTGCACCTGAGATCCAGGTTACAGGCTTGCAGTGGAGCAACATTATCATGTGAGCTGAGATACGCTGTTGAGGATTCACATTCCTCAGCATTTTGGAAGATCAAATACTAA